A window of the Gemmatirosa kalamazoonensis genome harbors these coding sequences:
- a CDS encoding alpha/beta fold hydrolase: MSTSRERFLAFRKSLGHPPRLARHHVRARGLEFAVFTSPPVPDTLPLVCVNGGLLYDHRILWPALAPLAAHRQVVLYDQRGRGASQAPPGVRAARIEHDGGDLPAIREALGIDRWDVLGHSWGGGIAMLGVLQDQPATRRLVLVDPVGAASEWLPGLHDAALAYLAECNPAAHDALAAFDPTGLTEPDPRFHSAYARAYYPAWFADQALATLFVPPRTSSGTGAVVAARLRRDGYDWREPLRALSVPSLVIHGERDLIPVAQSRRTVGLLPHARLELVANAGHMPFWEAPERFFGLVNAFLGTTALSPAPSSLVPTPR; encoded by the coding sequence GTGTCCACGAGTCGCGAGCGCTTCCTCGCCTTCCGCAAGAGCCTCGGGCATCCCCCGCGGCTCGCGCGCCATCACGTGCGCGCGCGTGGGCTGGAGTTCGCCGTGTTCACGTCGCCGCCGGTGCCCGACACGCTGCCGCTCGTGTGCGTGAACGGCGGGCTGCTCTACGACCATCGGATCCTCTGGCCGGCGCTCGCGCCGCTCGCCGCGCACCGCCAGGTCGTGCTCTACGACCAGCGCGGCCGCGGTGCGAGCCAGGCGCCCCCGGGCGTCCGTGCCGCCCGCATCGAGCACGACGGCGGCGACCTCCCCGCGATCCGCGAGGCGCTCGGCATCGACCGGTGGGACGTGCTCGGGCACTCGTGGGGCGGGGGGATCGCGATGCTGGGTGTTCTTCAGGATCAGCCGGCCACGCGCCGCCTCGTCCTCGTCGACCCCGTGGGCGCGGCGAGCGAGTGGCTCCCCGGACTGCACGACGCGGCGCTCGCGTACCTCGCGGAGTGCAATCCCGCGGCGCACGACGCGCTCGCCGCGTTCGACCCCACCGGCCTCACCGAGCCCGACCCACGGTTTCATAGCGCGTACGCCCGCGCCTACTACCCGGCGTGGTTCGCCGACCAGGCGCTGGCGACGCTGTTCGTCCCACCCCGAACCTCGAGCGGGACCGGCGCCGTCGTGGCCGCCCGGCTCCGGCGCGACGGGTACGATTGGCGCGAGCCGCTGCGTGCCCTTTCCGTCCCCTCGCTCGTCATCCATGGCGAGCGGGATCTGATCCCCGTGGCGCAGTCGCGCCGCACCGTCGGTCTCCTCCCGCACGCCCGCCTCGAGCTCGTCGCGAACGCCGGCCACATGCCGTTCTGGGAAGCCCCCGAGCGGTTCTTCGGCCTGGTGAACGCGTTCCTCGGCACGACCGCGCTCTCCCCCGCTCCCTCCTCGCTCGTCCCCACCCCGAGGTAG
- a CDS encoding DUF1259 domain-containing protein — MQCRFSLVSLICVAAAAHAQPARDWAAVDSALGRKGAAQAAGVMRYGFPRSDLQVTVNGVRLAPALALGSWLAFRDVGGGSVMAMGDLVMLEAEVGPVMRALQAGGVEQTALHNHVLGESPHVMYMHVSAHGDPVKIARTVHDALARTGTPAASPAPATPPALDLDTAAVARTLGVAGKANGGVYQVSVPRRETIREDGHEVPPSMGVATAINFQPTGSGRAAITGDFVLRAAEVNPVIRALHGAGIEVTALHSHMLDEEPRLFFMHFWANDDAAALARGLRNALDHMAVRTAGR; from the coding sequence ATGCAGTGTCGATTCTCGCTCGTCTCGCTGATCTGCGTCGCCGCGGCCGCCCATGCCCAGCCCGCCCGCGACTGGGCCGCCGTCGATTCCGCGCTCGGCCGCAAGGGCGCCGCGCAGGCCGCGGGCGTGATGCGCTACGGCTTCCCGCGCAGCGACCTCCAGGTCACGGTGAACGGCGTTAGGCTCGCCCCCGCGCTCGCGCTCGGGAGCTGGCTCGCGTTCCGCGACGTCGGCGGCGGGAGCGTCATGGCCATGGGCGACCTCGTGATGCTCGAGGCCGAGGTCGGGCCCGTGATGCGCGCGCTGCAGGCCGGCGGCGTCGAGCAGACCGCGCTCCACAATCACGTGCTCGGCGAGTCGCCGCACGTCATGTACATGCACGTCTCCGCGCACGGCGATCCGGTGAAGATCGCCCGCACCGTGCACGACGCGCTCGCCCGCACCGGCACGCCCGCCGCGTCGCCGGCGCCTGCTACGCCGCCCGCGCTCGACCTCGACACCGCCGCGGTCGCCCGTACCCTCGGCGTCGCGGGCAAGGCGAACGGTGGCGTCTACCAGGTGAGCGTGCCGCGTCGCGAGACCATTCGCGAGGACGGCCACGAGGTGCCGCCGTCGATGGGCGTCGCCACGGCGATCAACTTCCAGCCGACGGGCAGCGGGCGCGCCGCGATCACCGGCGACTTCGTGCTCCGCGCCGCCGAAGTGAATCCCGTGATCCGCGCGCTGCACGGCGCCGGCATCGAGGTCACCGCGCTGCACAGCCACATGCTCGACGAGGAGCCGCGGCTGTTCTTCATGCACTTCTGGGCGAACGACGATGCGGCTGCGCTCGCGCGCGGGCTACGGAACGCGCTCGACCATATGGCGGTACGAACCGCGGGTCGCTAA
- a CDS encoding PRC-barrel domain-containing protein: MAHDDRIRDIDASSTGALVHAKDLKDFKLPEGRPDPRGWDVLLADGTKVGKVEDLLVDTSSRQVRYLEFDVADAVVKAGGREYALVPIGAARLDDDRDDVIVNLSLADLRDVPLYDRRELSRDYEQRLHEFLDERPHAARRDVETTRGVERPVVAADRAADFYANPYYDEKSFFGARRAAAPGAGAADRATTSGLADRVVDAADNVKDRIDGNPASRPGPDPTDRQIGRR; encoded by the coding sequence ATGGCACATGATGACCGCATCCGCGACATCGACGCGTCCTCGACCGGCGCACTCGTCCACGCCAAGGACCTCAAGGACTTCAAGCTGCCGGAGGGTCGTCCCGATCCCCGAGGCTGGGACGTGCTGCTCGCCGACGGCACGAAGGTGGGGAAGGTGGAGGACCTGCTCGTCGACACGAGCTCGCGCCAGGTGCGCTACCTCGAGTTCGACGTGGCCGACGCGGTCGTGAAGGCGGGTGGGCGCGAGTACGCGCTCGTGCCGATCGGGGCGGCGCGGCTCGACGACGACCGCGACGACGTGATCGTGAACCTGTCGCTCGCGGATCTGCGCGACGTGCCGCTGTACGACCGGCGTGAGCTGTCGCGCGACTACGAGCAGCGGCTGCACGAGTTCCTCGACGAGCGGCCGCACGCGGCGCGGCGCGACGTGGAGACGACGCGCGGCGTGGAGCGGCCCGTCGTGGCGGCCGACCGCGCGGCGGACTTCTACGCGAACCCGTACTACGACGAGAAGTCGTTCTTCGGCGCACGGCGCGCGGCTGCGCCCGGCGCCGGCGCCGCCGACCGCGCGACGACGAGCGGGCTCGCCGACCGCGTGGTCGACGCGGCGGACAACGTCAAGGACCGGATCGACGGCAACCCGGCGTCGCGGCCGGGTCCGGATCCGACGGACCGGCAGATCGGGCGGCGGTGA